The following nucleotide sequence is from Prosthecobacter dejongeii.
CCCCTCTGAGCTCGCAGGGGCGGAACTACTCCACCTTACCGGAAGTGAAAAATGCCACCGTGCCGGTGCTAGTGGAATTTTATGCGGACTGGTGCGGTCCCTGCCGCAGCGTGGGCCCGGTGGTCGAAGAACTTTCACGCGAAGTTTCTGACCGGGCGAAGGTGGTGCGCTTGGATGTGGATTTGCAGAGTGAGCTGGCGGCCAGTCACGGCATCCGCAGCATCCCCACATTCATATCTTTCAAGGAGGGGCGCGAGGTGGCCCGTGAGTCTGGGGCCATTTCCAAAGCTAAAATGCTCCAGATGCTGGGGCTGTGAGAGGCTATCACTCAGCGCCCGACAAGTCTTTGATGACTGTGATGAGCGGCGCAAAGGTGCCTGCCCAGCATAGAGCGGTGTGAATCACCAGCAGGCTTGTGCAGATCAATGAAACCCAGACTGAGGCACGGATGCTTTTGAGTTTCCAGGGAAGGATGAGGCTTACTCCAATGAGTAGGATGACTGAAGCAGGGGCCGCGAAACCATCTCCGGCACGGCTCCATGCGATCAAGCTTTTGGTTAGGTCGGGGAGTTTATTTTTGTCTCCCAGCATGTTTTCAAAGATGATTTCAAACTGGTAAATGGAGGTGCAGGCGCGGAAGCTGATGTAGCCAAGAAAGAGGACTAGGAGAGTCCACATGAGCTTGATCACGTGGCGCAAATCCTTTATTTCCTGCCGCAGAGCGGCGACTTCGGATTCAGCAGGGAGGGGTTCACTCATACCTCACCTCTGGCCGAAGTCTGAATCTCAGGCCAGCAGTTCTGGAACAATTTTGCAGTCTTCGACTCCAGTAAGGCGGAAGTCGAGACCTGCATACTTGAAGGTAAACTTGGAGTGGTCGAAACCGAGGGCGCGCAGGAGCGTGGCGTGCAGTTCATGCACGTGAACGGGTTTCTCTACTGCGGCAAAGCCGAACTCGTCCGTCGCACCATGGGTATAACCACCTTTGACACCGCCGCCAGCAAGCCAGTTGGTAAAGCCGTAGTGGTTGTGGTCGCGACCGCGCTGTTTGCCTGCATTGGAACCCGGTGTGGGGAGCTCGACGGCAGGCGTGCGGCCAAATTCACCACCCCAGATCATGAGGGTATCGTCGAAAAGACCGCGCTGCTTCATGTCTGCCATGAAAGCGGCGATGGCACCGTCCACATCCTTGGCGAGACGGGCGTGGTCGAGAATTTCATCATGGCTATCCCAGGGCTGGCCCGCCCCAGTCCAGAGCTGGATGAAACGGACGCCGCGCTCGAGGAGACGGCGGGCGATGAGGGTCTGGCGACCAAAGTCGTTTTCGCCATAGGCTTTGCGGATGTGCTCAGGCTCCTTGCTGATGTCGAAGGCATCCGTCGCCTCCATCTGC
It contains:
- the trxA gene encoding thioredoxin — its product is MLDILGMKSSNIGLWIAGAVMAWCGWIALDMATPLSSQGRNYSTLPEVKNATVPVLVEFYADWCGPCRSVGPVVEELSREVSDRAKVVRLDVDLQSELAASHGIRSIPTFISFKEGREVARESGAISKAKMLQMLGL